Proteins encoded together in one Lathamus discolor isolate bLatDis1 chromosome 3, bLatDis1.hap1, whole genome shotgun sequence window:
- the PPP1R2 gene encoding protein phosphatase inhibitor 2, with translation MDEPSESGASASGRSASGSADSAPIKGILKKNGSKAQVDGAASGARRVSSARDEDEHGKKSQKWDEMNIIATYHPAGKDYGLMKIDEPATPYRSMVGEDDEDAVSDTEANEPVRPDVLSKKLAAAAEGKGPKIMAKQEESSEEEEEDEELTPEEREKKKQFEMKRKMHYNEGRNIKLARQLIAKELQGEEDDDDEDEEMDDAADVETMNTEVAEHD, from the exons ATGGACGAGCCCTCGGAGTCGGGCGCTTCGGCGTCGGGCCGCTCGGCGTCGGGCTCGGCGGACAGCGCGCCCATCAAGGGTATCCTGAAGAAGAACGGCAGCAAAGCACAGGTGGATGGAGCGGCCTCCGGGGCGCGACGGGTCAGCTCGGCCCGCGACGAAGACGAACACGG taaaaaatcTCAGAAGTGGGATGAAATGAACATCATAGCTACGTACCACCCAGCAGGGAAAGATTATGGCTTGATGAAAATAGATGAGCCAGCTACTCCTTATCGCAG CATGGTAGGAGAAGATGATGAGGATGCAGTGAGTGATACAGAAGCAAATGAGCCCGTAAGACCAGATGTGTTGAGTAAAAA ActggcagctgcagctgaaggtaAGGGACCCAAGATTATGGCAAAGCAAGAGGAAAgcagtgaggaagaggaagaggatgaggaATTAACACCTGAAGAACGAG agaaaaagaaacagtttgaaatgaagagaaaaatgcaCTACAATGAAGGGCGAAACATCAAACTGGCAAGACAGCTCATTGCAAAAGAACTACAAGGTGAAGAGGACGAtgatgatgaggatgaagagaTGGATGATGCTGCAGATGTAGAAACAATGAATACAGAAGTAGCCGAACATG
- the APOD gene encoding apolipoprotein D isoform X3 — MLATAVRLSVLFSLLGFGKCQMFHMGPCPDPAVQEDFDINQYLGKWYEIEKLPSGFEKGSCIQANYSLKENGKFKVINKELLSNGKVNEVEGEIMHMDVKEPAKLGVRFNWFMPSAPYWVISTDYENYSLVYSCTNILWLFHIDYAWILSRAPDMHPETVEHLKGVLQSYKIDTEKMMPTDQLNCPSEM, encoded by the exons ATGCTGGCCACAGCAGTGCGGCTCTCGGTCCTGTTCAGCCTCCTTGGCTTTGGGAAATGCCAGATGTTTCACATGGGACCGTGCCCAGACCCAGCAGTCCAAGAAGACTTCGATATCAACCAG TATTTGGGCAAATGGTACGAGATAGAGAAGCTGCCCTCAGGTTTCGAGAAAGGAAGCTGCATCCAGGCAAATTACTCATtgaaggaaaatgggaagttCAAGGTGATcaacaaggagctgct CTCCAATGGCAAAGTCAATGAGGTCGAAGGAGAAATCATGCACATGGATGTAAAGGAGCCGGCCAAGCTGGGTGTTCGCTTTAACTGGT TCATGCCTTCAGCCCCTTACTGGGTCATCTCCACTGACTATGAAAACTACTCGCTGGTTTACTCCTGCACCAACATTCTCTGGCTCTTCCACATTGACTATGCTTGGATTTTATCAAGAGCTCCAGACATGCACCCAGAAACCGTGGAGCACCTGAAGGGTGTTCTCCAGTCCTACAAGATCGACACTGAGAAAATGATGCCCACGGATCAACTTAACTGCCCTTCCGAGATGTAA
- the APOD gene encoding apolipoprotein D isoform X1: MKERLSDLIVKRAPSVVTRSISRLHPGAAMLATAVRLSVLFSLLGFGKCQMFHMGPCPDPAVQEDFDINQYLGKWYEIEKLPSGFEKGSCIQANYSLKENGKFKVINKELLSNGKVNEVEGEIMHMDVKEPAKLGVRFNWFMPSAPYWVISTDYENYSLVYSCTNILWLFHIDYAWILSRAPDMHPETVEHLKGVLQSYKIDTEKMMPTDQLNCPSEM; this comes from the exons atgaaagaaagacttTCGGATTTGATTGTAAAGAGAGCACCCAGTGTGGTAACCAG GTCCATTTCCCGCCTGCATCCCGGTGCAGCCATGCTGGCCACAGCAGTGCGGCTCTCGGTCCTGTTCAGCCTCCTTGGCTTTGGGAAATGCCAGATGTTTCACATGGGACCGTGCCCAGACCCAGCAGTCCAAGAAGACTTCGATATCAACCAG TATTTGGGCAAATGGTACGAGATAGAGAAGCTGCCCTCAGGTTTCGAGAAAGGAAGCTGCATCCAGGCAAATTACTCATtgaaggaaaatgggaagttCAAGGTGATcaacaaggagctgct CTCCAATGGCAAAGTCAATGAGGTCGAAGGAGAAATCATGCACATGGATGTAAAGGAGCCGGCCAAGCTGGGTGTTCGCTTTAACTGGT TCATGCCTTCAGCCCCTTACTGGGTCATCTCCACTGACTATGAAAACTACTCGCTGGTTTACTCCTGCACCAACATTCTCTGGCTCTTCCACATTGACTATGCTTGGATTTTATCAAGAGCTCCAGACATGCACCCAGAAACCGTGGAGCACCTGAAGGGTGTTCTCCAGTCCTACAAGATCGACACTGAGAAAATGATGCCCACGGATCAACTTAACTGCCCTTCCGAGATGTAA
- the APOD gene encoding apolipoprotein D isoform X2, with translation MLMAAVVSYKELDCQRSISRLHPGAAMLATAVRLSVLFSLLGFGKCQMFHMGPCPDPAVQEDFDINQYLGKWYEIEKLPSGFEKGSCIQANYSLKENGKFKVINKELLSNGKVNEVEGEIMHMDVKEPAKLGVRFNWFMPSAPYWVISTDYENYSLVYSCTNILWLFHIDYAWILSRAPDMHPETVEHLKGVLQSYKIDTEKMMPTDQLNCPSEM, from the exons ATGCTCATGGCTGCTGTGGTATCCTACAAGGAGTTAGACTGCCAAAG GTCCATTTCCCGCCTGCATCCCGGTGCAGCCATGCTGGCCACAGCAGTGCGGCTCTCGGTCCTGTTCAGCCTCCTTGGCTTTGGGAAATGCCAGATGTTTCACATGGGACCGTGCCCAGACCCAGCAGTCCAAGAAGACTTCGATATCAACCAG TATTTGGGCAAATGGTACGAGATAGAGAAGCTGCCCTCAGGTTTCGAGAAAGGAAGCTGCATCCAGGCAAATTACTCATtgaaggaaaatgggaagttCAAGGTGATcaacaaggagctgct CTCCAATGGCAAAGTCAATGAGGTCGAAGGAGAAATCATGCACATGGATGTAAAGGAGCCGGCCAAGCTGGGTGTTCGCTTTAACTGGT TCATGCCTTCAGCCCCTTACTGGGTCATCTCCACTGACTATGAAAACTACTCGCTGGTTTACTCCTGCACCAACATTCTCTGGCTCTTCCACATTGACTATGCTTGGATTTTATCAAGAGCTCCAGACATGCACCCAGAAACCGTGGAGCACCTGAAGGGTGTTCTCCAGTCCTACAAGATCGACACTGAGAAAATGATGCCCACGGATCAACTTAACTGCCCTTCCGAGATGTAA